In the genome of Pseudanabaena mucicola str. Chao 1806, the window CTTAACATTAGGAATAACTTTATGGATTTCTTTGCCAGAAGGAGGAATAGTGATAAGCTCAATACGATCATCATAAATAATTGGATAAATTACCCAAGACTGACTATCAGTAATTTTTGATGCTCTTTGTAGATCTTCTTGGATGGAATTAAAGCTAATCGTAGGGATTGAAGAATTGCAAGCGCCAGAATACGCACATACTGATCTAGTTCGCTCTCCATCAATCTTGTTAATGTCAATATTCACTTCAGTTTGAGTTGATTCACCATTGTTGCAAAATATTCCACCTAATAGTTCATCACAAGAAGGTTTCAAAATTGGCTTGTTTACATTAGTGGGGTTTGTAGGCGCAGTAGGAATAAGTGGTGGTGGCGAAGGAGATGGAGATGGTGATGGAGATTGTGCTATGCGGGAAGGAACAAATGGTGGAGATGGAGATGGTGATGGCGATGGTGATGGTGATACTATGTAAGAAGGAACAGATGGCGCTAGGAAAGGAAATATCATAAACTTACAACATCTAGCTAATTACTGTTATATCTCTACTACAAATATATAGCAGTTCTAAATAATTTGTAGATCGTTAGATTTATAGAAAAGTTCCCTTTTGAGGTATGCTTCCATAAAGTATCTAAAATTGACATTAGGACTTACTTACATATTGAGTAAATGTAGCATCGACTAATTTCTGTGGCTATCCTAAATGGTTTATGGAACACACTATTTAGGATAGCTGAGATCTTGCACCATTCTAAAAAGGGGTTGCAAAAAGACGAGAGATGTGAAAAAAAGGGCGTAGTACTAATTTAAATAACGATATGGAAAGCATCGTTAAGCACGCCCAAAGGTTAGTTTATAGCCTTCTGAGCTTTATGCCTAGTGTGTATCAAAAAGCCAGTCTGAATGCGATATTGGGACTATTTCTCGAAGCGCAGGGACATCCTTTACCTCAACATACGCAAGTAAAATCAGCCAGTTCGTTAAGTCGGTTTCAAAATCACTATAACTGGTCTACGCGGTCAGTGATTCGGATAACCCGTCAGATCATCTTAGAGCAAATCGCTCAGCATCGACCATACAAAGGGAGTCCATTGAAGATCTTGATTGACTTGACCACATTGACAAAATGCGGCAAGTTTTTGCATCTAAATACCTCGACGGCTGACGGCTCAGCCCCATGGGTAAGGATGCTCAACGGTAAGCGAGGACTTCATCTAGTCTTACTTTATCTAGTCTACGGTGAGTGGCGAATACCATGGAGTTTTAGAGTGTGGCGCGGCAAGGGATATGCGAGTCCATCAGACTTAGCTTGTAAATTGTTGGGAACAGTGCCAAAGCGATTAACCCAAGGCAGGAAAGTAATTGTTCTTGCTGATACTGAGTTTTGCACAGTCAAGTTTTTAAATACAGTCCGAGCAAAGGCTTGGCGAGTTGTTGTGGGCATACGCTGCAATCGTAAGCTTCAAGATGGGCGTTCGGTCAAACAACTTTATCGTCATGGCAAACGGGGGCAACAAGTTTTACTCGAAGGGCTAAGTACCACATTTACCATCTCTTGGTTCTGGCTCAAAAGAGCTGATAGCAAACGAGAGTTACGCTTTGTGATTTCTTCTCATCCTTATTCGGGTGCTTATCTGGTGATGTTGGGTCGTAAGCGTTGGGCGATTGAGGGATTTTTCAAAACCATTAAACATCGCTTTGGTTTACATTGTTTTGGGCAGTCTACAAAACTTGGAGTTTTTCGTTGGCTAATTCTATCTCTGATTGCTTATCTTTTGGCTCACTGGAGTACTCAATGGTCGCCACCTCCTGTCTTGGACTGGAAGGCTGCCTCTGATTTGACACTTTCTGTTTTATTCCCTTCTGTCCTTTGGTTAAAACTCCTCCGATACATCCGAATTAATGCTGATATTGCTGCTCGTTATGGTTTTAAAATTGTTCTCAAACCCATTCCTACTT includes:
- a CDS encoding transposase; this encodes MESIVKHAQRLVYSLLSFMPSVYQKASLNAILGLFLEAQGHPLPQHTQVKSASSLSRFQNHYNWSTRSVIRITRQIILEQIAQHRPYKGSPLKILIDLTTLTKCGKFLHLNTSTADGSAPWVRMLNGKRGLHLVLLYLVYGEWRIPWSFRVWRGKGYASPSDLACKLLGTVPKRLTQGRKVIVLADTEFCTVKFLNTVRAKAWRVVVGIRCNRKLQDGRSVKQLYRHGKRGQQVLLEGLSTTFTISWFWLKRADSKRELRFVISSHPYSGAYLVMLGRKRWAIEGFFKTIKHRFGLHCFGQSTKLGVFRWLILSLIAYLLAHWSTQWSPPPVLDWKAASDLTLSVLFPSVLWLKLLRYIRINADIAARYGFKIVLKPIPT